A genomic region of Amphiura filiformis chromosome 6, Afil_fr2py, whole genome shotgun sequence contains the following coding sequences:
- the LOC140154529 gene encoding uncharacterized protein — protein MTILSISCVIMTCYLQLFDVTMATTEPPSQCNTCCQAGIPGIPGQHGLQGSKGDAGVKGEKGDSCDIDPSIVKGESGQDGLPGSEGRAGRPGKTGPAGPPGLPGQPGERGEKGEISEIPERRKSAFTAVNRQDKAVTTSSPLGDWDHVVVNKGNDFNQTTGKFTCRVPGIYVFMFSLCDWDANHPIGQLMKNGEALVGTYSNIGGHDQATNGALVELAEGDQVWIGFGNSGTVNSNNWKYTTFSGYLLYEDLLRGTMAVFSFICITTVFYVIFHCGGIVSSQTTHEPVENHSPSINTCFQNGIPGIPGQHGLPGSRGDPGVKGDKGDSCQSDGRAKGEKGEQGEILEAQSSPCSKGNMGTPGKVGPQGPVGAEGPRGGLGSKGEKGEPCVAPPKQKSAFTAVNTQDKIVSVGDVLGNWDNLVTNKGNDFDQTSGKFTCSVPGTYAFMFSCGYAGGGTGPVCFLNINGETVVGIFTRTAQRDQVSNGATLDLAVGEEVWISIGYQAGTVSSNHYKYTTFSGYLLFEN, from the exons ATGACAATTCTGTCAATTAGTTGCGTCATCAtgacgtgctatcttcagttatTCGACGTTACCATGGCTACCACTGAGCCACCTAGCCAATGTAATACATGCTGTCAAGCCGGCATACCCGGCATCCCCGGTCAACATGGCCTCCAGGGGTCAAAAGGCGATGCCGGGGTCAAGGGTGAGAAGGGAGACTCCTGTGATATCGATCCCAGTATAGTCAAAGGTGAATCGGGGCAGGATGGCCTTCCGGGATCTGAAGGAAGAGCAGGAAGACCCGGCAAGACTGGACCTGCCGGCCCACCGGGTCTTCCGGGCCAACCGGGAGAAAGAGGTGAGAAAGGAGAGATAAGTGAGATTCCTGAAAGACGAAAGTCTGCATTTACGGCCGTGAACCGTCAGGATAAGGCTGTCACAACTAGCAGTCCATTAGGTGATTGGGACCACGTCGTCGTTAACAAGGGGAATGACTTTAATCAAACCACGGGGAAGTTTACTTGTCGTGTGCCAGGAATATACGTATTCATGTTCAGTCTCTGCGACTGGGATGCGAACCATCCAATCGGGCAACTCATGAAGAACGGTGAGGCTCTTGTTGGTACGTACAGTAATATAGGTGGCCATGATCAGGCGACCAACGGCGCTTTGGTGGAGCTTGCTGAGGGAGACCAAGTCTGGATCGGATTTGGAAATTCAGGAACTGTTAACAGTAATAATTGGAAATATACCACGTTCTCGGGATATTTGCTTTACGAAGA CTTGCTGAGGGGTACAATGgcagtgttttctttcatttgtataaCAACCGTCTTTTATGTTATCTTCCATTGTGGAGGAATCGTCTCGAGCCAAACGACTCATGAACCAGTTGAGAATCACTCGCCTTCCATCAATACATGCTTTCAGAATGGCATACCCGGGATTCCCGGACAACATGGCCTACCAGGGTCAAGAGGTGACCCTGGGGTCAAAGGTGACAAAGGGGACTCATGTCAAAGCGACGGAAGAGCCAAAGGAGAGAAGGGTGAACAAGGGGAAATTCTGGAAGCACAGAGCTCTCCGTGCTCGAAAGGAAACATGGGTACGCCTGGCAAGGTTGGCCCACAGGGCCCTGTCGGGGCCGAAGGCCCTCGAGGAGGACTTGGATCAAAGGGCGAGAAAGGTGAACCTTGTGTGGCTCCTCCGAAGCAGAAATCTGCGTTTACAGCGGTGAACACTCAAGACAAAATAGTGAGCGTTGGAGATGTTTTGGGAAACTGGGACAACCTCGTCACCAATAAAGGTAATGACTTTGATCAGACATCCGGAAAATTTACCTGCAGTGTACCTGGGACATACGCCTTCATGTTTAGTTGTGGATATGCAGGTGGTGGCACCGGTCCAGTGTGTTTTCTAAATATAAATGGGGAAACAGTTGTGGGCATATTTACTAGGACAGCGCAGCGCGACCAGGTCAGTAACGGAGCCACTTTGGATCTAGCTGTTGGAGAGGAAGTTTGGATTAGCATAGGTTACCAAGCAGGGACTGTAAGCAGTAATCATTACAAATATACTACATTTTCAGGATAtcttctttttgaaaattaa